A genome region from Deinococcus arcticus includes the following:
- the dnaA gene encoding chromosomal replication initiator protein DnaA, giving the protein MSQEIWADVLGYVRKNISEVEYHTWFAPVKNLGVQEGSLVLGVRNSFAQEWFRKHYLELLEDALRSLGAQNPQVTFQVLPAAQDALLLPTDPPPAPPIHTGRAPSTPLPENRKVLNPKYTFENFVVGPNNNLAHAAALAVAESPGKAYNPLFIYGDVGLGKTHLMHAVGHYMTERFPGKRIEYVSTESFTNDLINAIRDDKMTLFRNRYRSVDLLLVDDIQFLAGKERTQEEFFHTFNALYENHKQIILSSDRPPKDIQTLEGRLRSRFEWGLITDIQSPEFETRVAILKMNAEHNRINIPQEVLELIARQVTSNIRELEGALMRVVAFSSLNNVPFSRAVAAKALSNVFAPQEVKVEMMDVLRQVAVHYNMPAEVIRGAGRVREVVTARQVAQYLIRELTDHSLPEIGQFFGRDHSTVMHAISKVTEALGKDAELTGSVDTLRRRMQGLDDEEAEA; this is encoded by the coding sequence ATCTCGCAGGAAATCTGGGCGGACGTGCTGGGGTACGTCCGCAAGAACATTTCGGAAGTCGAGTACCACACTTGGTTCGCGCCGGTCAAAAACCTGGGCGTGCAGGAAGGCTCGCTGGTGCTGGGCGTGCGCAACTCGTTTGCCCAGGAGTGGTTTCGCAAGCACTACCTGGAACTGCTGGAAGACGCGCTGCGCTCACTGGGCGCGCAGAACCCACAGGTCACCTTTCAGGTGCTGCCCGCCGCGCAAGACGCCCTGCTGCTGCCCACCGACCCGCCGCCCGCGCCCCCCATTCACACGGGCCGGGCGCCCAGCACCCCTCTGCCGGAAAACCGCAAGGTGCTCAATCCCAAGTACACCTTCGAGAACTTCGTGGTGGGGCCCAACAACAACCTCGCGCACGCCGCCGCCCTGGCGGTGGCCGAGTCGCCGGGCAAGGCGTACAACCCCCTCTTTATCTACGGGGACGTGGGCCTGGGCAAGACCCACCTGATGCACGCCGTGGGCCACTACATGACCGAGCGGTTTCCGGGCAAGCGCATTGAATACGTCTCCACCGAGTCGTTCACCAACGACCTGATCAACGCCATCCGCGACGACAAGATGACGCTGTTTCGCAACCGCTACCGCTCGGTGGACCTGCTGCTGGTGGACGATATTCAGTTCCTGGCCGGCAAGGAGCGCACGCAGGAGGAGTTCTTCCACACCTTCAACGCGCTGTACGAGAACCACAAGCAGATCATCCTGAGTTCGGACCGGCCGCCCAAGGATATCCAGACCCTGGAAGGGCGTCTGCGCAGCCGCTTTGAATGGGGCCTGATCACCGACATCCAGTCCCCGGAATTCGAGACGCGGGTGGCGATCCTGAAGATGAATGCCGAGCACAACCGCATCAACATTCCGCAGGAAGTGCTGGAACTCATCGCCCGGCAGGTCACCAGCAACATCCGTGAACTTGAAGGTGCCCTGATGCGGGTGGTGGCTTTTTCCAGCCTGAACAACGTGCCCTTTTCGCGCGCGGTGGCCGCCAAGGCCCTGAGCAACGTCTTTGCCCCGCAGGAAGTCAAGGTGGAGATGATGGACGTGCTGCGGCAGGTGGCCGTGCACTACAACATGCCTGCCGAGGTGATTCGCGGCGCCGGGCGCGTGCGCGAGGTGGTCACGGCCCGGCAGGTGGCCCAGTACCTGATCCGTGAGCTGACCGACCACTCGCTCCCCGAGATTGGGCAATTTTTTGGGCGAGACCACTCCACCGTGATGCACGCCATCAGCAAGGTCACGGAGGCACTGGGCAAAGACGCCGAACTGACTGGCTCAGTGGACACCCTGCGCCGCCGGATGCAGGGCTTGGATGATGAAGAGGCAGAGGCATAA
- a CDS encoding NAD-dependent epimerase/dehydratase family protein, with product MDILVLGGTKFVGRHIVLALLAAGHRVSVLTRGQSRDELPAEVERLQGDRNAGAAGLSALAGRSWAACVDVSGYTPGQVRASAEALQTQVGRYVFISTASVYAEPDRHPVREDDPLLPPAAEAVTEITGETYGPLKVTCEQLVQAAYGERATLLRPQIVAGPYDHTARYPYWPDRASRGGETLLPGDGTDHVQVIDARDLARFTVRVIEQGIGGVFNLAGPRLSWAEFARVLGIAQPVWIGQDALEHWHLGFAELPLFIPEHAPQGGLMDISAERAIAAGLTLTPPEGTACDTRAWSQSAALTYALTPEREAEVLRENREREN from the coding sequence ATGGACATTCTGGTTCTGGGCGGCACCAAGTTTGTGGGGCGGCACATCGTGCTGGCGTTGCTGGCAGCCGGGCACCGGGTCAGCGTGCTCACGCGTGGTCAGAGCCGCGATGAGCTGCCGGCCGAGGTGGAGCGCCTGCAGGGAGACCGCAATGCTGGCGCGGCGGGCCTGAGCGCCCTGGCCGGGCGCAGCTGGGCCGCCTGCGTGGATGTCAGCGGGTACACGCCCGGGCAGGTGCGCGCCAGCGCCGAGGCCCTGCAGACCCAGGTGGGGCGCTACGTGTTCATCAGTACTGCCAGCGTTTACGCTGAGCCGGACCGGCACCCCGTGCGCGAGGACGACCCCCTGCTGCCCCCCGCCGCCGAGGCCGTCACCGAGATCACCGGCGAGACCTACGGTCCCCTCAAGGTCACCTGTGAACAGCTCGTGCAGGCGGCCTACGGCGAGCGGGCCACCCTCCTGCGGCCCCAGATCGTGGCGGGGCCCTACGACCACACCGCCCGCTACCCGTACTGGCCCGACCGGGCGAGCAGGGGAGGGGAGACCCTGCTGCCCGGCGACGGCACCGACCACGTGCAGGTGATTGACGCGCGGGACCTCGCCCGCTTTACCGTGCGGGTGATTGAGCAGGGGATCGGCGGCGTGTTCAACCTCGCCGGGCCCCGCCTGAGCTGGGCCGAGTTCGCGCGGGTGCTGGGCATAGCGCAGCCGGTGTGGATAGGTCAGGACGCGCTGGAGCACTGGCACCTGGGCTTTGCCGAATTACCGCTGTTCATTCCCGAACATGCGCCTCAGGGGGGCCTGATGGACATCAGCGCCGAGCGGGCCATTGCCGCTGGCCTGACCCTCACGCCCCCTGAGGGAACCGCCTGTGACACCCGGGCCTGGAGCCAGTCGGCGGCCCTGACGTACGCCCTGACTCCCGAACGCGAGGCGGAGGTGCTGCGCGAGAACCGAGAAAGAGAGAACTGA
- the dprA gene encoding DNA-processing protein DprA has protein sequence MTGPTLPGPPLFDPAPAPLADERLALLALRFTTQLGPRRIEELRRHFGSALAALQAPPRALREVPGLDSRSVAALTGTQTQGQARTRAQAELTRTQVEGVTLLFRGLPGYPAALNALGDPPAVLWVRGSLPELPEVPRAIGMVGTRAASPHAAAFTRMLAADLARAGVVVVSGLARGIDTAAHEAAVGAGGLSIGVLGSAVDVIYPGENRALAAQLTLISESPLGTRPAQHLFPVRNRLIAALSAGTVVVEGERRSGSLITATHALECGRTVFAVPGRAGDPRAAGPHQLLRDGAVLTENAADVLNELGWGAAPPAPQPDLPPEQAQVLAALHEPRTLDDLQAITRLPLPELQTALVLLHLLGLTQEVGGRWVRR, from the coding sequence GTGACTGGCCCCACGCTGCCTGGCCCCCCTCTGTTTGACCCCGCGCCGGCCCCTCTGGCCGATGAGCGGCTGGCACTGCTGGCCCTGCGCTTCACCACCCAGCTGGGGCCGCGCCGGATTGAAGAGTTGCGGCGCCACTTCGGCAGCGCGCTGGCGGCCCTGCAGGCCCCGCCGCGTGCCCTGCGCGAGGTTCCAGGCCTGGACAGCCGCAGTGTGGCCGCCCTGACCGGCACCCAGACCCAGGGGCAGGCCCGCACCCGCGCCCAGGCCGAGTTGACGCGTACCCAGGTGGAAGGAGTGACGCTGCTGTTTCGTGGCCTGCCGGGTTACCCGGCCGCCCTGAACGCCCTGGGCGACCCGCCGGCCGTGCTGTGGGTACGCGGCAGCCTGCCAGAGCTGCCCGAGGTACCCCGGGCGATTGGCATGGTGGGCACGCGGGCCGCCAGTCCCCACGCGGCGGCCTTTACCCGCATGCTGGCCGCCGACCTGGCCCGCGCGGGCGTGGTGGTGGTCAGCGGCCTGGCGCGCGGCATTGATACGGCGGCCCACGAGGCGGCCGTGGGGGCGGGGGGCCTGAGCATCGGGGTACTGGGCAGCGCGGTGGACGTGATTTACCCGGGTGAGAACCGCGCCCTGGCCGCGCAGCTGACCCTGATCAGCGAGTCGCCACTGGGCACCCGGCCGGCCCAGCACCTCTTTCCGGTGCGCAACCGACTGATTGCGGCGCTGTCGGCCGGCACGGTGGTGGTAGAAGGCGAGCGCCGGTCCGGCTCACTGATTACCGCCACCCACGCCCTGGAATGTGGCCGCACCGTGTTCGCGGTGCCGGGCCGCGCGGGCGATCCCCGGGCCGCCGGCCCCCACCAGCTGCTGCGCGACGGCGCAGTGCTGACCGAGAACGCCGCCGACGTGCTGAACGAATTGGGCTGGGGCGCCGCCCCACCCGCCCCCCAGCCAGACCTGCCCCCCGAACAGGCCCAGGTGTTGGCCGCGCTGCACGAACCCCGCACCCTGGACGACCTGCAGGCCATCACGCGCCTGCCGCTGCCCGAGTTGCAGACGGCCCTGGTGCTGCTGCACCTGCTGGGCCTGACCCAGGAGGTGGGCGGGCGGTGGGTGCGCCGCTGA
- a CDS encoding sensor histidine kinase: MTPQRPGSLPRGWRRAARLTPGAGLHSARVAWRHSLRFRLALTYSLLALGLITLITLGVVTLLLGSMERQFVDRLNERADTLAQAFSDPGSLGRAAGSASAYTMLIGFDGQVSSASSALREYIDSPYPFGDLSRVPVQNTTVRVVKRKAGNFGTLWVGLPEDDLLAARQSALSALLLALIVSPAVLLLTGWFVGRRALAGLESAANLADRIDPTHSLETLPLPGREDEVHRLLAAINRLLVRIEAGQAREKQLLGQIVHELGAPLTVLKASLQRAEERTHDPEVARAALVADELTFTTQDLMQLARGQLELKLAWHYIPARTLQGRLDRLVPGTTFVGDWGGGILCDPDRLTQALRNLLANGRRAAGAAGTVTLTLAESPERLTFTVHDSGPGLPDDLGERIFEPFVSGAGSSGLGLSVARQIARLHGGELSGTTHPRGGALFTLTIPGAALGDEEDEAVEEDPVPAVS; the protein is encoded by the coding sequence ATGACGCCGCAGCGGCCCGGTTCCCTTCCGCGTGGATGGCGCCGGGCCGCCCGCCTGACCCCGGGTGCGGGGCTGCACTCGGCGCGCGTGGCGTGGCGCCACTCCCTGCGCTTCCGGCTGGCCCTGACCTACAGTCTGCTGGCCCTGGGCCTCATCACCCTGATTACGCTGGGGGTGGTCACGCTGCTGCTGGGCAGTATGGAGCGGCAGTTCGTGGACCGCCTGAACGAGCGCGCCGACACCCTGGCCCAGGCCTTCAGCGATCCGGGCAGCCTGGGGCGGGCGGCAGGCAGCGCCAGCGCCTACACGATGCTGATTGGCTTTGACGGCCAGGTGAGCAGCGCCAGTTCCGCGCTGCGCGAATACATTGATTCCCCCTACCCCTTTGGCGACCTGTCGCGGGTGCCGGTACAGAACACCACGGTGCGCGTGGTCAAGCGCAAGGCGGGCAACTTCGGCACCCTGTGGGTGGGCCTGCCCGAAGATGACCTGCTGGCGGCCCGCCAGAGTGCCCTGAGTGCCCTGCTGCTGGCGCTGATCGTCTCGCCGGCCGTGCTGCTGCTGACCGGCTGGTTCGTGGGGCGGCGGGCCCTGGCCGGCCTGGAGAGTGCCGCCAACCTCGCTGACCGCATTGACCCCACCCACAGCCTGGAGACGCTGCCGCTGCCCGGGCGCGAAGATGAGGTGCACCGTCTGCTGGCCGCCATCAACCGCCTGCTGGTGCGCATCGAAGCCGGGCAGGCCCGGGAAAAGCAGCTGCTGGGCCAGATCGTGCATGAACTGGGCGCGCCGCTCACCGTTCTGAAAGCCAGCCTGCAGCGTGCCGAGGAACGCACCCACGACCCCGAGGTGGCCCGCGCCGCCCTGGTGGCCGATGAACTGACCTTCACCACCCAGGACCTGATGCAGCTGGCGCGCGGTCAGCTGGAACTGAAACTGGCGTGGCACTACATTCCGGCGCGCACCTTGCAGGGCCGGCTGGACCGGCTGGTGCCTGGAACCACCTTTGTGGGCGACTGGGGCGGCGGCATTCTCTGCGACCCTGACCGCCTGACCCAGGCGCTGCGCAACCTGCTGGCCAACGGCCGCCGGGCCGCCGGGGCCGCCGGCACCGTGACCCTGACCCTGGCTGAGAGCCCCGAGCGGCTGACCTTCACCGTGCATGACAGTGGCCCCGGCCTGCCCGACGACCTGGGCGAGCGCATTTTCGAGCCCTTCGTGAGCGGCGCAGGCAGCAGCGGCCTGGGGCTCAGCGTGGCCCGCCAGATTGCCCGGTTGCACGGCGGCGAACTGAGCGGCACCACCCACCCCCGCGGCGGCGCCCTGTTCACCCTGACCATTCCCGGGGCTGCCCTGGGTGATGAAGAGGACGAAGCCGTCGAGGAAGACCCCGTGCCAGCAGTCTCCTGA
- a CDS encoding response regulator transcription factor: MLAQILIVEDDPHLGPLLKEYLSADYQVQHAATLRDAQAWLGTHTAQLILLDLNLPDGDGLDLVSALRQYSSTPVLVLSARSGVQERVAGLNAGADDYLTKPFAMPELDARITALLRRTAAGTGVNLGNTSLSTSSLLLTVGDKHVNLTEHEARILELMMRTPERVFSRADIESHLYGWETPNSNSVEVRISQLRKKLEHAGSDLRIRTIRNVGYVLQV; the protein is encoded by the coding sequence ATGCTGGCTCAGATCCTCATTGTGGAAGACGACCCGCACCTCGGGCCGCTGCTCAAGGAATACCTGTCGGCCGATTATCAGGTGCAGCACGCGGCCACGCTCAGGGACGCCCAGGCGTGGCTGGGCACCCACACCGCCCAGCTGATCTTGCTGGACCTGAATCTGCCCGACGGCGACGGCCTGGACCTTGTATCGGCGCTGCGGCAGTATTCCAGTACGCCCGTGCTGGTACTCTCGGCGCGCAGTGGGGTGCAGGAGCGGGTGGCGGGCCTGAATGCCGGCGCCGACGACTACCTGACCAAGCCCTTTGCCATGCCCGAACTGGACGCGCGCATCACCGCGCTGCTGCGGCGCACGGCGGCTGGCACCGGCGTGAATCTGGGCAACACCAGCCTCAGCACCAGTTCGCTGCTGCTGACGGTGGGCGACAAGCACGTGAACCTCACCGAGCACGAGGCCCGCATTCTGGAACTGATGATGCGAACCCCCGAGCGCGTGTTTTCCCGGGCAGACATTGAGTCTCACCTGTACGGCTGGGAAACGCCGAACAGCAACTCCGTTGAGGTGCGCATCTCGCAACTGCGCAAGAAGCTGGAACATGCGGGCAGTGACCTGCGCATCCGCACGATCCGCAATGTCGGCTACGTGCTGCAGGTCTGA
- a CDS encoding dihydrolipoamide acetyltransferase family protein yields MKEVLLPELAESVVEGEILKWLVQEGDTIALEQPLCEVMTDKVTVELPSPVAGVLHKRLAGEGDVVAVHAAIALIDEGGSAASAPSPAQGIQNSAGSPAAPGSALPPQAQEEREQVGSIVEAGHLKKGADDDSTSLFKAFASDEKIQVQGLTNRAGENLAGSGAPGTYTGGVGSILNREPAPAGRADGRVLAVPAARQLARELGLDLTQVPGSGPNGRIRVSDVLAHSQQGQAAPAPQAAAPQPAAAQAAAPAPAQKAGSGGMTVPPVQYRTPKGYEHLEERAPLRGMRRAISNQMVASHLYTVRTLTVDEVNLSKLVEFRSRVKADAAAAGVKLSYLPFIFKAVAVALRKFPSLNTSFDEATQEIVHKRYYNIGMAVATDAGLTVPVLKDVNHKSVFDLAREVTDLAGRAQAGKLQADELAGSTFSVTNIGSIGALFSFPIINVPDAAILGVHSIQKRPIVNEYDEIVVAHMMYLSLSFDHRLVDGAEAARFCKEVIRLLENPDRLMLEAM; encoded by the coding sequence ATGAAAGAAGTGCTGCTGCCCGAACTGGCTGAAAGTGTGGTGGAGGGCGAAATCCTGAAGTGGCTGGTCCAGGAGGGCGACACCATCGCCCTGGAACAGCCCCTGTGCGAAGTGATGACCGACAAGGTAACGGTGGAACTGCCCAGCCCGGTGGCCGGCGTGCTGCACAAGCGCCTGGCCGGCGAGGGTGACGTGGTGGCGGTGCACGCCGCCATTGCCCTGATTGACGAGGGGGGGAGCGCGGCAAGTGCCCCCAGCCCGGCTCAGGGCATTCAGAACAGCGCGGGCAGCCCGGCCGCCCCCGGCAGCGCCCTGCCCCCCCAGGCCCAGGAGGAGCGCGAGCAGGTGGGCAGCATCGTGGAAGCCGGGCACCTGAAAAAAGGCGCCGACGACGATTCCACCAGTCTCTTCAAGGCCTTTGCCTCGGACGAGAAGATTCAGGTGCAGGGCCTGACCAACCGGGCCGGCGAGAATCTGGCGGGCAGCGGCGCGCCGGGCACCTACACGGGCGGCGTGGGCAGCATTCTGAACCGCGAGCCCGCCCCCGCCGGCCGCGCCGATGGCCGGGTGCTGGCTGTGCCCGCCGCGCGGCAGCTGGCCCGCGAACTGGGCCTGGACCTGACCCAGGTGCCCGGCAGCGGCCCCAACGGCCGCATCCGCGTCTCGGACGTGCTGGCCCACAGCCAGCAGGGACAGGCGGCCCCCGCGCCCCAGGCAGCGGCCCCCCAGCCGGCTGCGGCACAGGCCGCCGCGCCGGCTCCCGCCCAGAAAGCAGGGAGCGGCGGCATGACCGTGCCCCCGGTGCAGTACCGCACGCCCAAGGGCTACGAGCACCTGGAAGAGCGCGCGCCCCTGCGCGGCATGCGCCGGGCCATCAGCAACCAGATGGTGGCTTCTCACCTCTACACCGTGCGTACCCTGACGGTGGACGAGGTGAACCTCAGCAAACTGGTCGAGTTCCGTAGCCGGGTCAAGGCGGACGCCGCCGCCGCTGGGGTCAAGCTCTCGTACCTGCCCTTTATCTTCAAGGCCGTGGCGGTGGCCCTGCGCAAGTTCCCCAGCCTGAACACCTCCTTTGACGAGGCCACGCAGGAGATCGTGCACAAGCGTTACTACAACATCGGCATGGCGGTGGCCACCGATGCGGGCCTTACGGTGCCGGTGCTGAAAGACGTGAATCACAAGAGCGTCTTTGATCTGGCGCGCGAGGTCACCGATCTGGCGGGCCGCGCCCAGGCGGGCAAGCTGCAGGCCGACGAACTGGCAGGCAGCACCTTCAGCGTCACGAACATCGGGTCTATCGGCGCGCTGTTCTCGTTCCCCATCATCAACGTGCCCGACGCCGCCATTCTGGGCGTGCATTCCATCCAGAAGCGCCCCATTGTCAACGAGTACGACGAGATCGTGGTGGCGCACATGATGTACCTCTCGCTGTCCTTTGACCACCGCCTCGTGGACGGCGCCGAGGCCGCGCGCTTCTGCAAGGAGGTCATTCGCCTGCTGGAAAACCCCGACCGCCTGATGCTGGAAGCGATGTAG
- a CDS encoding alpha-ketoacid dehydrogenase subunit beta codes for MTATQDRQEKSAVSGKRTINLIQAVTEAIAEEMERDSRVVLFGEDVGARGGVFMATAGLQERFGKQRVFDTPLSEASIVGAAVGMAVRGLRPIAEIQFADYMGPGFDQIISQAAKIRYRSAGQFTAPMVIRTPSGGGVKGGHHHSQSPESYYTHTPGLKVVMPSTPYDAKGLLKAALRGEDPVIYFEPKRLYRAAKGEVPDHDYVVKLGEAAVRREGTDLSLIGYGGVMPDLEKAADALGAEGVSVEVIDLRSLVPWDRDRVLSSVQKTGRAVLVSEAPRISNFMGEVAYVIQEQAFDFLTAPVGQVAGFDTPYPYVQDKVYLPGPNRIVAACVQALNY; via the coding sequence ATGACCGCCACCCAGGACCGTCAGGAGAAGAGTGCCGTGAGTGGAAAGCGGACCATCAACCTCATCCAGGCCGTGACCGAGGCGATTGCCGAGGAGATGGAGCGCGACAGCCGCGTGGTGCTGTTCGGCGAGGACGTGGGCGCGCGCGGCGGCGTGTTCATGGCCACCGCCGGCCTGCAGGAGCGCTTTGGCAAGCAGCGCGTGTTCGATACGCCCCTGAGCGAGGCCAGCATCGTGGGCGCCGCCGTGGGCATGGCCGTGCGCGGCCTGCGCCCCATTGCCGAGATTCAGTTTGCCGACTACATGGGCCCGGGCTTTGACCAGATCATTTCCCAGGCCGCCAAGATCCGCTACCGCAGCGCGGGGCAGTTCACGGCGCCCATGGTGATCCGTACACCCTCGGGCGGCGGCGTGAAGGGCGGGCACCACCACAGCCAGAGCCCCGAAAGCTACTACACCCACACCCCGGGCCTGAAGGTGGTCATGCCCAGCACCCCCTACGACGCCAAGGGGCTGCTCAAGGCCGCGCTGCGCGGCGAGGACCCGGTCATTTACTTTGAGCCCAAACGGCTCTACCGCGCCGCCAAGGGCGAGGTGCCGGACCACGATTACGTGGTCAAGCTGGGCGAGGCCGCCGTGCGCCGTGAGGGCACCGACCTCAGCCTGATCGGCTACGGCGGCGTGATGCCCGACCTGGAAAAGGCCGCCGACGCGCTGGGCGCCGAGGGGGTCAGCGTGGAGGTCATCGACCTGCGCTCGCTGGTGCCCTGGGACCGCGACCGCGTGCTGAGCAGCGTGCAGAAGACCGGCCGCGCCGTGCTGGTCAGCGAGGCGCCGCGCATCTCGAATTTCATGGGCGAGGTGGCCTACGTGATTCAGGAGCAGGCCTTCGACTTCCTGACCGCGCCCGTGGGGCAGGTGGCGGGCTTCGATACGCCGTATCCCTACGTGCAGGACAAGGTGTATCTGCCAGGCCCCAACCGCATCGTGGCGGCCTGCGTGCAGGCGCTGAACTATTAA
- a CDS encoding thiamine pyrophosphate-dependent dehydrogenase E1 component subunit alpha has protein sequence MIQPFTPEPIRYVAEDGTPVQPLPARYTPELLRELHRLMLQAREFDRKLITLLRQGRTTFYAQSSGMEATQVGLARSIRVGHDWVWPYYRDHTLGLAMGVPMFELISQCLGTNSDTCRGRQMPHHFAAQAQNFVSISSSIASQVPPAAGNAMAQKYLGVDEITVCTFGDGATSEGDWHAGLNMAGAAQAPALFVCENNQWAISTSIREQTASETIHIKAKAYGMPGYYVDGNDIVAVMEVMTAVAEGVRAGQGPALVECLTYRVGSHSNADADAEKHYRTREEVEEWLGRDPITRVEKLLEKLGHPVSAEERAELIARTHREVDEQVLRAEATGQPDWRIIFEDVYADVPDHLRQQEAFLRAEQGGGRA, from the coding sequence ATGATTCAACCCTTCACGCCGGAACCCATCCGCTACGTCGCGGAAGACGGGACCCCTGTGCAGCCGCTGCCGGCGCGGTACACGCCGGAGCTGCTGCGCGAACTGCACCGCCTGATGCTTCAGGCCCGCGAGTTCGACCGCAAGCTGATTACCCTGCTGCGCCAGGGCCGCACCACCTTCTACGCGCAGTCCAGCGGCATGGAAGCCACCCAGGTGGGCCTGGCGCGCTCCATTCGCGTGGGGCACGACTGGGTGTGGCCGTACTACCGCGACCACACGCTGGGGCTGGCCATGGGCGTGCCCATGTTCGAGCTGATCAGCCAGTGTCTGGGCACCAACTCTGACACCTGCCGGGGCCGCCAGATGCCGCACCACTTTGCCGCGCAGGCGCAGAACTTCGTGTCCATTTCCAGCTCTATTGCCTCGCAGGTGCCGCCGGCCGCCGGCAACGCCATGGCGCAGAAGTACCTGGGCGTGGACGAGATCACGGTCTGCACCTTCGGGGACGGCGCCACCAGCGAGGGCGACTGGCACGCAGGCCTGAACATGGCGGGCGCGGCGCAGGCCCCGGCCCTGTTCGTCTGTGAGAACAACCAGTGGGCCATCAGCACGTCCATCCGCGAGCAGACGGCCAGCGAGACCATCCATATCAAGGCCAAGGCGTATGGCATGCCCGGCTACTACGTGGACGGCAACGACATCGTGGCGGTCATGGAGGTCATGACGGCGGTGGCCGAGGGGGTGCGGGCCGGGCAGGGCCCCGCGCTGGTGGAGTGCCTGACCTACCGCGTGGGCTCTCACTCCAACGCCGACGCCGACGCCGAGAAGCACTACCGCACCCGCGAGGAAGTGGAGGAGTGGCTGGGCCGCGATCCCATCACGCGCGTGGAGAAGCTGCTGGAGAAGTTGGGCCACCCGGTCAGCGCCGAGGAACGCGCCGAGCTGATTGCCAGGACCCACCGCGAGGTGGACGAGCAGGTGCTGCGTGCCGAGGCCACCGGGCAGCCCGACTGGCGCATCATCTTTGAAGACGTCTACGCGGACGTGCCGGACCACCTGCGCCAGCAGGAAGCCTTCCTGCGCGCCGAGCAGGGCGGGGGGCGCGCATGA